Proteins from a genomic interval of Piscinibacter sp. HJYY11:
- a CDS encoding leucyl aminopeptidase, which translates to MDFRHQIAAPAALSSIAADALLLVVVGEAVDASLDAKLASPLNDALAQHDWKLKAGNKLYLHRPAGVKVARVLAVAAGKGGVKEFKSAVAGGVGQIKGLGARHVAVALVGAELDEAHAEAAATAAADALYQYRDTKPSAPAASPLDKLTLVCTKAQTKAVQAGLQRGQAIAAGVTFARNLGNRPANHCTPTYLADQARKLGREHELKVEVLDRKDVEKLGMGSFLAVAQGSHEPLKFIVARYNGAAKTQAPIVLVGKGITFDTGGISIKPAAEMDEMKFDMCGAASVLGTLRAVAELKPKVNVVVIVPACENMPDGRSVKPGDVVTSMSGQTIEILNTDAEGRLILCDALTYAERFKPAAVVDVATLTGACVIALGHHNTGLFSPDDALADELIAASRASLDPAWRMPLDEEYAEGLKSNFADMGNVGPRAAGAVTAAMFLKKFTGKYRWAHLDIAGTAWKSGAAKGSTGRPVPLLTHFVLSQAR; encoded by the coding sequence ATGGACTTCCGTCATCAGATCGCCGCACCTGCGGCCTTGTCTTCCATTGCTGCCGATGCGCTGCTGCTGGTGGTCGTGGGCGAGGCGGTCGATGCGTCGCTCGATGCCAAGCTCGCCTCACCGCTGAACGACGCGCTGGCGCAGCACGACTGGAAGCTCAAGGCCGGCAACAAGCTCTACCTGCACCGACCGGCCGGCGTGAAAGTGGCGCGCGTGCTCGCGGTCGCGGCCGGCAAGGGCGGGGTGAAGGAATTCAAGTCGGCAGTGGCCGGCGGCGTGGGCCAGATCAAGGGCCTCGGCGCACGCCACGTGGCGGTGGCACTGGTCGGCGCGGAGCTGGACGAGGCGCACGCCGAAGCCGCCGCCACGGCCGCGGCCGACGCGCTCTATCAGTACCGCGATACCAAGCCCAGCGCACCGGCAGCGTCGCCGCTCGACAAGCTCACGCTCGTCTGCACCAAGGCGCAGACCAAGGCCGTGCAGGCCGGTCTGCAGCGCGGCCAGGCCATCGCGGCGGGCGTGACCTTTGCGCGAAACCTCGGCAACCGCCCGGCCAACCACTGCACGCCGACCTACCTGGCCGACCAGGCCAGGAAGCTCGGCCGCGAGCACGAGCTCAAGGTCGAGGTGCTCGACCGCAAGGACGTCGAGAAGCTCGGCATGGGCTCCTTCCTCGCCGTCGCCCAGGGCTCGCATGAGCCCTTGAAGTTCATCGTGGCCCGCTACAACGGCGCGGCCAAGACGCAGGCGCCCATCGTGCTCGTCGGCAAGGGCATTACCTTCGACACCGGCGGCATCTCCATCAAACCCGCGGCCGAGATGGACGAGATGAAGTTCGACATGTGCGGTGCCGCCAGCGTGCTGGGCACCCTGCGCGCCGTGGCCGAACTCAAGCCCAAGGTGAACGTTGTCGTCATCGTGCCGGCCTGCGAGAACATGCCCGACGGCCGCTCGGTCAAGCCGGGCGACGTCGTCACGAGCATGTCCGGCCAGACCATCGAGATCCTGAACACCGACGCCGAAGGCCGGCTGATCCTCTGCGATGCGCTCACCTACGCCGAGCGTTTCAAGCCTGCGGCCGTGGTCGACGTGGCCACGCTCACCGGGGCCTGCGTGATCGCCCTCGGCCACCACAACACCGGTCTCTTCTCGCCCGACGACGCCCTGGCCGATGAGCTCATTGCGGCCAGCCGCGCCTCCCTCGACCCGGCGTGGCGCATGCCGCTCGACGAGGAATACGCCGAAGGCCTGAAGAGCAACTTCGCCGACATGGGCAACGTCGGCCCGCGAGCGGCCGGTGCGGTGACGGCGGCGATGTTCCTCAAGAAGTTCACCGGCAAGTACCGCTGGGCCCACCTCGACATCGCGGGCACGGCCTGGAAGTCGGGCGCCGCCAAGGGCTCGACCGGTCGGCCGGTGCCGTTGCTGACGCACTTCGTGCTGTCGCAGGCGCGTTGA
- the lptG gene encoding LPS export ABC transporter permease LptG, whose protein sequence is MRTVRRLLYRDIVSSVLFVALAFLSLFFFIDFVDELADVGKGYTAFHAALHSVLELPGHLYELVPIAVLIGTIYALSRMAQSSEFTILRTGGLAPGRALSLLAGLGAVFAVLTFVVGDYLAPLSERAATMVQTRAKGGFSVGGSGAWLKDKSMTPQGERSYSINVGRATSGGELANIRIFEFDANGRLLRRIGAGSGSVNQDGVWSLADVTLTDWSTVGAPDFQPSVNEEKRPAYEWASTLPASVVAAAVLPEKSMSTLELFRYITHLADNEQAAQRYEIRFWKRALYPLACLVMVALALPFAYLHGRAGGVSLKVFGGIMLGISFVLLNNVASHLGLLQGWTPWIVAATPSLIYLLLSLAAFSWLVRYR, encoded by the coding sequence ATGAGGACTGTCCGCCGCCTGCTTTATCGCGATATCGTGTCGTCGGTGCTCTTCGTGGCGCTGGCGTTCCTGTCACTCTTCTTCTTCATCGACTTCGTCGACGAGCTGGCCGACGTGGGCAAGGGCTACACCGCCTTTCATGCAGCGCTTCACTCGGTGCTGGAGCTCCCCGGGCACCTGTACGAGCTGGTGCCGATCGCCGTGCTGATCGGCACCATCTACGCCTTGTCGCGCATGGCGCAATCGTCGGAGTTCACCATCCTGCGCACCGGTGGGCTCGCACCAGGGCGGGCGCTTTCGCTGCTGGCGGGGCTGGGCGCGGTCTTCGCCGTCCTGACCTTCGTGGTGGGCGACTATCTCGCGCCGCTCAGCGAGCGCGCCGCGACCATGGTGCAGACACGCGCGAAAGGCGGCTTCAGCGTGGGCGGCTCCGGGGCCTGGCTGAAGGACAAGAGCATGACGCCACAAGGCGAGCGTTCGTACTCGATCAACGTCGGCCGCGCGACCTCGGGCGGCGAACTCGCCAACATCCGCATCTTCGAGTTCGATGCCAACGGCCGGCTGCTGCGGCGCATCGGCGCCGGCAGCGGCTCCGTCAACCAGGACGGCGTCTGGTCACTCGCCGACGTGACCCTCACCGACTGGAGCACCGTCGGTGCGCCGGACTTCCAGCCCAGCGTCAACGAAGAGAAACGCCCGGCCTACGAATGGGCCAGCACCTTGCCGGCCAGCGTGGTGGCGGCCGCCGTGCTCCCCGAGAAGTCGATGTCGACCCTGGAGCTCTTTCGCTACATCACCCACCTGGCCGACAACGAGCAGGCCGCACAGCGCTACGAGATCCGCTTCTGGAAACGCGCGCTCTACCCGCTTGCCTGCCTGGTGATGGTGGCCCTGGCCCTGCCCTTCGCCTACCTGCACGGGCGCGCCGGCGGCGTGAGCCTCAAGGTCTTCGGCGGGATCATGCTGGGCATCAGCTTCGTGCTGCTCAACAACGTGGCCTCGCACCTCGGCCTTCTGCAAGGCTGGACACCCTGGATCGTGGCGGCCACGCCGAGCCTGATCTACCTGCTGTTGTCGCTGGCGGCGTTCAGCTGGCTCGTGAGGTACCGATGA
- a CDS encoding FimV family protein: protein MPSLALFLALALGMDAATALGLGRVGSAAVLGQPLNFTIAVRLDAGESIETRCVKAEVSFGDRVLPESVVRTRLETATTGERRIRVTTTQAVDEPVVAVHLQLGCPSSLSRNFTLLADPPGATTTASGQDGWAPDRAETAVSPVLAAVPPAAEASAPAASPAAPPRARKRRGDAAGSSSTGPAVAPTVAPPARTARETRAAPAAPAKPRGPMLRLDPVETDALVVPQLQMETRLGTAPQEPASGAARRHVDPEVAQRQEELERLKAMEASLLKLRADSQVTQKALDDMQARVRAAEASRYANPLVYLLVVVCVLLTSALVAMWWLRRRDRAAAAWWGDQHAAGAGVAPEPLGEMTEEAKALSIPGVISAPSPLPTLTPPSEPLPPPAAPVPTLRAAEPDAVVEPRRPMSAEELIDLEQQAEFFVVLGQDEAAIDLLMGHVRSTGGVSPLPYLKLLEIYRRRGEREPYDRIRERFNRRFNAYAPEWDVDPEDGLNLEGYPEVMQRLQDVWNRPSQAMELLDTALFRRDAGPTFDVPAYRELLFLYSTARDLAERAVDVEGVDLLLPLGGEPAPTVTSVPASAEKAEPLASFSLDLDVSTEQPSLTLEEFEFKKSKR, encoded by the coding sequence TTGCCCTCGCTCGCACTGTTCCTGGCCCTTGCGTTGGGCATGGATGCGGCGACGGCGCTGGGCCTTGGCAGGGTCGGTTCGGCAGCCGTGTTGGGCCAGCCTCTCAACTTCACCATCGCCGTGCGACTCGACGCTGGCGAATCCATCGAGACCCGTTGTGTCAAGGCCGAGGTGAGCTTCGGTGACCGTGTGCTGCCCGAGAGCGTGGTGCGCACGCGCCTGGAGACGGCCACGACGGGAGAGCGACGCATCCGCGTGACGACCACTCAGGCGGTCGACGAGCCCGTGGTCGCCGTGCATCTGCAACTGGGCTGCCCTTCGAGCCTTTCACGCAACTTCACGTTGCTCGCCGATCCACCGGGCGCGACCACCACCGCCTCGGGCCAGGACGGCTGGGCACCCGATCGAGCCGAGACCGCGGTGTCCCCGGTGCTCGCGGCCGTGCCGCCGGCCGCAGAGGCCTCCGCCCCGGCCGCCTCACCCGCCGCGCCGCCACGTGCGCGCAAGCGGCGCGGCGACGCGGCCGGCTCGTCGTCGACCGGCCCTGCTGTGGCGCCCACCGTGGCACCACCGGCACGTACTGCTCGCGAGACACGTGCTGCGCCGGCTGCTCCCGCCAAGCCGCGCGGCCCGATGCTTCGACTGGACCCCGTCGAAACCGATGCGCTCGTCGTTCCGCAGCTGCAGATGGAGACGCGGCTCGGCACTGCACCGCAGGAGCCGGCCTCTGGCGCGGCGCGGCGCCATGTCGACCCCGAGGTCGCGCAACGGCAAGAGGAACTGGAGCGCCTGAAGGCGATGGAAGCGTCGCTGCTGAAGCTGCGAGCCGACAGTCAGGTCACCCAGAAGGCGCTGGACGACATGCAGGCGCGCGTGCGAGCCGCCGAAGCCAGCCGCTATGCAAACCCGCTCGTCTATCTGCTGGTCGTGGTGTGCGTGCTGCTGACCAGCGCGCTCGTCGCCATGTGGTGGCTGCGGCGCCGCGATCGAGCGGCTGCGGCATGGTGGGGTGACCAGCACGCGGCAGGGGCTGGCGTGGCGCCCGAGCCGCTGGGTGAGATGACGGAGGAGGCCAAGGCGCTCAGCATCCCCGGTGTGATCTCCGCACCGTCTCCGCTGCCGACCCTCACACCGCCATCGGAGCCTCTGCCGCCGCCTGCTGCACCGGTGCCCACGCTGCGCGCTGCCGAGCCCGATGCGGTGGTCGAGCCACGCCGTCCCATGTCGGCCGAAGAGCTGATCGATCTCGAGCAGCAGGCCGAGTTTTTCGTGGTGCTCGGCCAGGATGAAGCCGCCATCGACCTGTTGATGGGCCATGTGCGCAGCACCGGCGGGGTGAGCCCCTTGCCCTATCTGAAGCTGCTCGAGATCTACCGCCGCCGTGGCGAGCGCGAGCCGTACGACCGCATCCGCGAGCGCTTCAACCGCCGCTTCAATGCCTACGCGCCCGAGTGGGACGTGGACCCGGAAGACGGCCTCAACCTCGAGGGCTACCCCGAGGTGATGCAGCGCCTGCAGGACGTGTGGAACCGGCCTTCGCAGGCGATGGAGCTGCTCGACACGGCACTCTTCCGCCGTGATGCCGGGCCGACCTTCGACGTGCCTGCCTATCGCGAGCTGCTTTTCCTCTACAGCACTGCGCGTGACCTGGCCGAGCGTGCCGTCGACGTGGAGGGAGTCGACCTCCTGCTGCCCCTCGGTGGCGAGCCGGCGCCGACGGTGACCAGCGTGCCGGCGTCGGCGGAGAAGGCCGAGCCACTCGCAAGCTTCTCGCTCGACCTCGACGTCTCCACCGAACAGCCGTCGCTGACGCTGGAAGAGTTCGAGTTCAAGAAAAGCAAGCGTTGA
- a CDS encoding CysB family HTH-type transcriptional regulator has translation MNLHQFRFVQEAVRRDLNLTETAKALFTSQPGISKAILELEGELGVDIFARHGKRLRRVTEPGQHVLASIEIIMREVNNLKRIGEEFSKQDSGTLSIATTHSQARYFLPEPLAQLRKRFPKVNISLHQGSPAQVAQMLHEEVADIGIATEAIGDVDELVALPCYEWQHAVVMPPSHPLAQAERLSLEDLAREPIVTYHPSFSGRTRVDQAFTARHLKPNIVLEAIDADVIKTYVRLGLGIGIVSEIAVRDDPPGGDLISRPVGHLFGRSITRVAFKRGAYLRNFVFAFAEMLSERLNRALITKAMSSRDAHGGPQDTTDYQL, from the coding sequence ATGAACCTTCACCAGTTCCGGTTTGTCCAAGAGGCGGTCCGGCGCGACCTCAACCTGACCGAGACCGCCAAGGCGCTCTTCACCTCGCAGCCCGGCATTTCCAAGGCCATCCTTGAGCTCGAAGGCGAGCTCGGGGTCGACATCTTCGCCCGGCACGGCAAGCGCCTGCGCCGGGTCACCGAGCCCGGCCAGCACGTGCTGGCGAGCATCGAGATCATCATGCGCGAGGTCAACAACCTGAAGCGCATCGGCGAAGAGTTCTCCAAGCAGGACAGCGGCACGCTCTCGATCGCCACCACCCACAGCCAGGCCCGTTACTTCCTGCCCGAGCCGCTGGCCCAGCTGCGCAAGCGCTTCCCCAAGGTCAACATCAGCTTGCACCAGGGTTCGCCCGCGCAGGTGGCGCAGATGCTGCACGAGGAGGTGGCCGACATCGGCATCGCCACCGAAGCCATCGGCGACGTGGACGAGTTGGTCGCCCTGCCCTGCTACGAATGGCAGCACGCCGTGGTGATGCCCCCCAGCCACCCGCTGGCGCAGGCCGAGCGCCTGAGCCTGGAAGACCTGGCGCGCGAGCCCATCGTGACCTACCACCCGTCGTTCAGCGGCCGCACCCGCGTCGACCAGGCGTTCACCGCCCGTCACCTGAAGCCCAACATCGTGCTGGAGGCCATCGACGCCGACGTCATCAAGACCTACGTGCGCCTCGGGCTGGGCATCGGCATCGTTTCCGAGATCGCGGTGCGCGACGACCCGCCCGGTGGCGACCTGATCTCCCGGCCGGTCGGGCATCTCTTCGGCCGCAGCATCACGCGCGTGGCCTTCAAGCGCGGCGCCTACCTGCGCAACTTCGTCTTCGCCTTCGCCGAGATGCTGTCGGAGCGGCTCAACCGCGCGCTCATCACCAAGGCGATGAGCTCCCGTGACGCCCACGGCGGCCCCCAGGACACCACCGACTACCAGCTCTGA
- a CDS encoding sirohydrochlorin chelatase, with protein MSTTGLLLFAHGARDPNWALPFEAVAQIVRQQRPGMPVVLAFLEFMSPTLPVAGAALAAQGCTEVAVVPLFLGAGGHVRKDLPALLAELAAVYPQVTWSLQPAIGEVDSVVRAMAEAALKLAS; from the coding sequence ATGAGCACGACTGGCCTGCTGCTCTTCGCGCACGGCGCGCGTGACCCGAACTGGGCCCTTCCCTTCGAGGCCGTGGCGCAGATCGTGCGCCAGCAGCGGCCCGGGATGCCAGTGGTGCTCGCCTTCCTGGAGTTCATGAGCCCCACCTTGCCGGTGGCCGGTGCGGCGCTCGCCGCCCAAGGCTGCACCGAGGTGGCCGTGGTGCCGCTTTTCCTTGGGGCGGGCGGCCATGTGCGCAAGGACCTGCCGGCCTTGCTCGCCGAACTGGCCGCGGTCTACCCGCAGGTCACCTGGTCCTTGCAGCCGGCCATCGGCGAGGTCGACAGCGTGGTCCGGGCCATGGCCGAAGCGGCGCTCAAGCTCGCCTCCTAA
- a CDS encoding pyridoxal phosphate-dependent aminotransferase: protein MSTTFATPRITSRLPQVGTTIFTVMSALAQQHNAVNLGQGFPDFDCDPRLLDAVNAAMRRGLNQYPPMAGVLPLREAIAQKIARIYGHGYDPVHEITITAGATQAILTAILAIVHPGDEVIVLDPSYDSYEPNIELAGGRAVHVPLTPRTFRPDFDRISAAISPRTRAILINTPHNPSATVWSADDMRRLAELLRPTDVLVIADEVYEHMVFDGAQHESVSRSPELAARSFVVSSFGKTYHVTGWKVGYVAAPATLMAEFRKVHQFNVFTVNTPVQHGLADYMADPAPYEQLAGFYQRKRDLFRSGLASTRLKLLPTTGSYFQSVDYSEVSDLNEEAFCRWLTSEVGVAAIPLSAFYPGGFEQKLARFCFAKKDETLKLALERLNACFS, encoded by the coding sequence ATGAGCACGACCTTCGCCACGCCCCGGATCACCAGCCGCCTGCCGCAGGTCGGCACCACCATCTTCACCGTGATGTCTGCGCTGGCGCAGCAGCACAACGCCGTCAACCTCGGCCAGGGCTTCCCGGATTTCGACTGCGACCCCCGCCTGCTCGACGCCGTGAACGCCGCCATGCGCCGCGGCCTCAACCAGTACCCGCCGATGGCGGGCGTGCTGCCGCTGCGTGAAGCCATCGCCCAGAAGATCGCGCGGATCTACGGCCACGGCTACGACCCGGTCCACGAGATCACCATCACCGCGGGCGCCACGCAGGCCATCCTGACCGCCATCCTTGCCATCGTGCACCCAGGCGACGAAGTCATCGTGCTCGACCCGAGCTACGACAGCTACGAGCCCAACATCGAACTGGCCGGTGGCCGCGCCGTGCATGTGCCGCTCACGCCGCGCACCTTCCGCCCCGACTTCGACCGCATCTCCGCAGCCATCAGCCCGCGCACCCGTGCCATCCTCATCAACACGCCGCACAACCCGAGCGCCACTGTCTGGTCGGCTGACGACATGCGGCGCCTGGCCGAGCTGCTGCGCCCGACCGACGTCCTCGTGATCGCCGACGAGGTCTACGAGCACATGGTGTTCGATGGCGCGCAGCACGAGAGCGTGTCGCGCAGCCCCGAACTGGCGGCGCGCAGCTTTGTCGTGTCGAGCTTCGGCAAGACCTACCACGTGACGGGCTGGAAGGTCGGTTATGTGGCCGCCCCGGCAACGCTGATGGCGGAATTCCGCAAGGTCCACCAGTTCAACGTGTTCACCGTCAACACGCCGGTGCAGCACGGCCTGGCCGACTACATGGCGGACCCGGCACCCTACGAGCAACTGGCGGGCTTCTACCAGCGCAAGCGCGACCTCTTCCGCAGCGGCCTCGCCTCGACCCGGCTCAAGCTGCTGCCCACCACCGGCAGCTATTTCCAGAGCGTCGACTATTCGGAAGTGAGCGACCTGAACGAAGAAGCGTTTTGCCGCTGGCTCACGAGCGAAGTCGGCGTGGCGGCGATCCCGCTGTCGGCGTTCTACCCCGGCGGCTTCGAGCAGAAGCTGGCCCGATTCTGCTTCGCCAAGAAAGACGAGACGCTGAAGCTCGCGCTCGAGCGTCTCAACGCTTGCTTTTCTTGA
- the lptF gene encoding LPS export ABC transporter permease LptF, producing the protein MLFDSSLRRDLSRSFGATLVVILTIVVTMMLIRTLGQAAVGRIAPQDVVLLLGYFALAHLPTMLALSLFISVVATLGRMYRESEMAIWFASGVGLSRFVRPVLRVSWPVLLVVALLVLFVWPWVNQKSNEMRERFEQRSDLSRVAPGQFQTSRDGQRVFFIERSTDNGRDARNVFILARQGDSESVTSARSGRIENTPEANFLVLDRGQRNEQNLKSNEKTVSSFETYRVQAGEKALSGVDKLPPKAQRSAELVRDTDPAGRGELAWRLGLALGAGNLLLLGIGLSATSPRRASNWNLLFALLAFVVYYNLINLSKAWVSSGKLEMGAALAVIHGGAFLAALALIWWRDHGTHLQLRPRRPTSTVAPA; encoded by the coding sequence ATGTTATTCGATTCCTCTCTGAGAAGAGACCTGTCGCGATCCTTCGGCGCCACGCTGGTGGTCATCCTCACCATCGTGGTGACGATGATGCTGATCCGCACGCTCGGGCAGGCCGCGGTGGGCCGCATCGCACCGCAGGACGTGGTGCTGCTGCTGGGCTATTTCGCCCTCGCCCACCTGCCGACGATGCTCGCGCTCTCGCTGTTCATCTCGGTCGTGGCCACGCTCGGCCGCATGTACCGCGAGAGCGAGATGGCCATCTGGTTCGCAAGCGGCGTGGGCCTCTCCCGCTTCGTGCGGCCGGTGCTGCGCGTGAGCTGGCCGGTGCTGCTGGTGGTGGCGCTGCTGGTGCTCTTCGTGTGGCCGTGGGTCAACCAGAAGAGCAACGAGATGCGCGAGCGTTTCGAGCAGCGCTCCGACCTGTCGCGCGTGGCGCCCGGCCAGTTCCAGACCTCCCGCGACGGGCAGCGCGTGTTCTTCATCGAACGCTCCACCGACAACGGCCGTGATGCGCGCAACGTGTTCATCCTCGCGCGGCAAGGCGACAGCGAGTCGGTGACCTCGGCCCGCAGCGGCCGCATCGAGAACACGCCCGAGGCCAACTTCCTCGTGCTCGACCGGGGCCAGCGCAACGAGCAGAACCTGAAGAGCAACGAGAAGACCGTCTCGAGCTTCGAGACCTACCGCGTGCAGGCCGGCGAAAAGGCGCTCAGCGGCGTGGACAAGCTGCCGCCCAAGGCGCAGCGCAGTGCCGAGCTCGTGCGCGACACCGACCCGGCTGGCCGAGGCGAGCTGGCCTGGCGGCTCGGCCTGGCGCTCGGTGCGGGCAACCTGCTGCTGCTGGGCATCGGCCTGTCGGCCACGTCGCCACGGCGTGCCAGCAACTGGAACCTGCTCTTCGCGCTGCTCGCCTTCGTCGTCTACTACAACCTCATCAACCTGAGCAAAGCCTGGGTCTCGAGCGGCAAGCTGGAGATGGGCGCGGCGCTGGCCGTGATCCACGGCGGCGCCTTCCTGGCGGCGCTCGCCTTGATCTGGTGGCGCGACCACGGCACGCACCTGCAGCTGCGGCCGAGGCGCCCAACCTCGACGGTGGCGCCCGCATGA